In Treponema primitia ZAS-2, a genomic segment contains:
- a CDS encoding helix-turn-helix transcriptional regulator: MESTLLTAEDVAKQLRIKKYTVYELIKRGELPSSKVGKQVRISQTDIDRYLELSKTGPQYSELRSPDPGRREFAEQPGPGAGLSRQAPGGEGESGESRPSAASVIISGQDICLDLLVARLAGEGIPILRSFVGCYNGLYSLYHGRVTMSASHLWDGETDTYNYPFIRRLLPGLPVGVFRLLGRMEGLYVRKGNPQNIRDWKDFSRPGLTMVNRERGSGARILLDQKLALLGINAAKIQGYTRESSSHLACASTVAKGGAEVGYGCERGIDRVAGVEFIPLQMEWYDFVFRLEDRHNPAIRIVSAYIASDEFKKDLELMGGYDISQTGHYEEFSV; the protein is encoded by the coding sequence ATGGAATCAACCCTTCTCACCGCTGAGGATGTTGCAAAACAGCTGCGGATAAAAAAATACACCGTATATGAACTGATCAAACGGGGCGAGCTCCCCTCATCCAAAGTAGGGAAGCAAGTCCGGATTTCCCAGACCGATATTGACCGCTACCTGGAGCTTTCCAAGACCGGCCCCCAGTACTCGGAACTGCGATCCCCGGACCCGGGGCGCCGTGAATTTGCCGAGCAGCCAGGTCCCGGCGCCGGCCTTAGCCGGCAAGCTCCCGGCGGGGAAGGGGAGTCAGGGGAGAGCAGGCCTTCCGCCGCCTCGGTGATCATCTCCGGCCAGGATATATGCCTGGACCTCCTGGTAGCCCGGCTTGCCGGGGAGGGGATCCCGATACTCCGCTCCTTTGTGGGCTGTTACAATGGCCTCTACAGTCTCTACCACGGCCGGGTAACCATGTCCGCCTCCCACCTCTGGGACGGGGAGACCGATACCTACAACTACCCCTTTATCCGCCGCCTCCTTCCGGGGCTCCCGGTGGGGGTTTTTCGCTTGTTGGGCCGTATGGAGGGCCTCTATGTCCGGAAGGGGAACCCCCAGAACATCCGGGACTGGAAGGATTTCAGCCGCCCGGGCTTGACCATGGTTAACCGGGAACGGGGATCCGGCGCCCGGATCCTGCTGGACCAGAAACTGGCCCTTCTGGGGATAAACGCCGCCAAAATCCAGGGTTATACCCGGGAATCAAGTTCCCACCTGGCCTGCGCCAGTACCGTGGCTAAGGGCGGCGCCGAAGTAGGCTACGGCTGTGAACGGGGTATTGATAGGGTAGCGGGGGTCGAATTTATCCCCCTTCAGATGGAATGGTACGATTTTGTCTTCCGCCTGGAGGATCGGCATAACCCCGCAATCAGGATAGTGAGCGCCTATATCGCTTCCGATGAATTCAAAAAGGACCTGGAGCTCATGGGGGGCTATGATATTAGCCAAACCGGGCACTACGAGGAATTTTCAGTTTAA
- a CDS encoding V-type ATP synthase subunit A — MTINGKVRRISGPIVRASGLGGAGLFDLVEVGEKRIIGEIVRLEQDEAVIQVYEDDTGLMIGAEASSTGRPLSVLLGPGLIGTIYDGIQRPLEALFKQSGAFMDPGARGEALDSSKLWPFVPDPGLAAQIAAGEKPVPKPGLVLGMVQETPSIVCKIMVPPALHGAALTELAPAGDYNCNAIIARTDHGEEITLAQWWPVRVPRPSAARLPQDQPLVTGQRVIDVFFPLSKGGTAAIPGGFGTGKTMTQHAIAKWCDAEVIIYIGCGERGNEMTDVLTEFPHLTDPRSGRSLMERTILIANTSNMPVAAREVSIYTGVTLAEFYRDMGYHVAIMADSTSRWAEALRELSGRMEEMPAEEGFPAYLPTRLAEFYERAGRVKTLSGLEGSVSIIGAVSPPGGDFSEPVTQHTKRFIRCFWALDRDLANARHYPAISWIDSYSEYAEEVGPWWEKVNPLWAKVRQEALDLLKREQRLSEIVRLIGPDALPDDQRLILVTADIIKDGFLQQNSFDDTDMYCVPAKQVRLLELVMDFYERAQVCIKLGAPLIKITSLTGTDSPEPIRERLARIKSAVKNEEPEKLVDFEQEMRGALENLERSYRTKETL; from the coding sequence ATGACCATCAACGGTAAGGTCCGGCGCATCTCCGGGCCCATAGTACGGGCCTCCGGTCTCGGCGGCGCAGGTCTCTTTGACCTGGTCGAGGTAGGGGAGAAGCGGATCATCGGCGAAATCGTCCGGCTGGAGCAGGACGAGGCGGTGATCCAGGTCTACGAAGACGATACGGGGCTCATGATAGGTGCCGAAGCTTCTTCCACAGGCCGGCCCCTGTCGGTACTGCTCGGTCCGGGGCTCATCGGCACGATTTACGATGGCATACAGCGGCCCCTGGAAGCGCTGTTCAAGCAGAGCGGCGCCTTCATGGACCCCGGCGCACGGGGTGAAGCTCTGGACTCCTCCAAGCTCTGGCCCTTTGTTCCGGATCCTGGCCTGGCCGCGCAAATCGCCGCCGGGGAAAAGCCGGTCCCCAAGCCGGGCCTGGTTCTGGGCATGGTTCAGGAAACCCCCAGCATAGTCTGTAAGATCATGGTTCCCCCGGCTCTTCACGGGGCGGCTCTGACCGAGCTGGCCCCGGCAGGGGACTACAACTGTAATGCTATTATTGCCCGGACGGATCATGGTGAGGAAATCACCCTGGCCCAGTGGTGGCCCGTGCGGGTCCCCCGGCCTAGTGCGGCCCGGCTGCCCCAGGATCAGCCCCTGGTTACGGGCCAGCGGGTCATCGACGTATTTTTCCCCCTTTCCAAGGGCGGCACCGCAGCTATTCCCGGGGGTTTCGGCACCGGCAAGACCATGACCCAGCACGCCATCGCCAAGTGGTGCGATGCGGAGGTGATCATCTACATAGGCTGCGGCGAGCGGGGCAATGAGATGACCGACGTGCTCACCGAATTCCCCCACCTCACGGACCCCCGGAGCGGTCGTTCCCTGATGGAGCGCACCATCCTTATCGCCAATACTTCTAACATGCCCGTGGCGGCCCGGGAAGTTTCGATTTACACCGGGGTCACCCTGGCGGAATTTTACCGGGACATGGGCTACCACGTGGCGATTATGGCGGACTCCACCAGCCGCTGGGCTGAGGCATTACGGGAACTATCCGGGCGCATGGAAGAAATGCCCGCCGAGGAAGGGTTCCCCGCCTACCTCCCCACCAGGCTTGCGGAATTTTACGAACGGGCAGGGCGGGTAAAAACCCTGTCCGGTTTAGAAGGTTCGGTTTCCATCATCGGCGCCGTGTCCCCCCCGGGGGGCGATTTTTCCGAGCCCGTGACCCAGCACACCAAGCGCTTCATCCGCTGTTTCTGGGCCCTGGACCGGGACCTGGCCAATGCCCGGCACTACCCGGCAATTTCCTGGATCGACAGTTATTCTGAGTACGCAGAAGAAGTGGGCCCCTGGTGGGAAAAGGTGAACCCCCTCTGGGCCAAGGTCCGCCAGGAAGCCCTGGATCTGCTCAAGCGAGAGCAGCGGCTCTCAGAAATAGTGCGGCTCATCGGCCCCGACGCATTGCCGGACGATCAGCGGCTCATCCTGGTTACTGCGGATATCATCAAGGACGGATTTCTCCAGCAGAATTCCTTTGACGATACGGACATGTACTGCGTCCCCGCCAAACAAGTCAGGCTTCTGGAACTGGTCATGGACTTTTACGAACGGGCCCAGGTCTGCATCAAACTTGGGGCCCCCTTGATAAAGATCACTTCCCTTACGGGAACCGACAGCCCCGAGCCCATCCGGGAACGGCTTGCGCGTATTAAAAGTGCGGTGAAAAACGAAGAGCCGGAAAAACTGGTGGACTTTGAACAGGAAATGCGGGGCGCCTTGGAAAACCTGGAACGGAGCTATCGTACCAAAGAAACATTGTAG
- a CDS encoding PTS sugar transporter subunit IIA, whose amino-acid sequence MLLHEIFSPEFILVDLESSDKEEVFEELVDRFCQVIKSNARDDILEALKEREVKMSTGIQRGIAIPHGKTHAVDKVYGMLGISRKGIDYEALDGNPVYLLFMIVGPPTDSEKHLHVLQGLAELLTNPQFFLDIAAQKDVQSVYGVLKKYEDTLITLN is encoded by the coding sequence ATGTTATTACACGAGATTTTTTCGCCCGAATTTATCCTGGTAGATCTGGAATCCAGTGATAAAGAGGAAGTTTTTGAAGAACTGGTAGATCGTTTTTGTCAGGTAATAAAATCCAATGCCCGGGATGATATCCTGGAAGCCCTCAAAGAACGGGAAGTAAAGATGTCCACGGGAATCCAGCGGGGTATCGCCATTCCCCATGGGAAAACCCACGCGGTGGACAAGGTGTACGGTATGTTGGGCATCTCCCGGAAGGGGATAGACTATGAAGCCCTGGATGGGAATCCGGTCTATTTGCTTTTTATGATTGTGGGTCCCCCAACGGATTCGGAAAAACACCTCCATGTCCTTCAGGGCTTGGCGGAGCTGCTGACCAATCCTCAGTTTTTTTTGGATATTGCCGCTCAGAAGGATGTTCAAAGTGTGTATGGGGTTTTGAAAAAATATGAGGATACCCTCATCACTTTGAATTAG
- a CDS encoding V-type ATP synthase subunit F: MDYFFIGDSELVTAFRFIGINGAAVFNADTARAAFLRITRGWDDTAKAVLPGGVEGCRVLILTEEAADWLGNDLTEWQISGKYPLIVEIPGTMGRLPGRKSLVDSIREAVGVRV, translated from the coding sequence ATGGATTATTTTTTTATCGGGGATTCGGAACTGGTCACCGCCTTCCGCTTTATCGGGATCAATGGCGCCGCGGTTTTCAACGCTGACACTGCCCGCGCAGCTTTTCTGCGCATAACCCGGGGCTGGGACGACACTGCCAAGGCGGTGCTTCCCGGTGGGGTTGAGGGTTGCCGGGTTCTGATCCTCACCGAAGAAGCCGCTGACTGGCTGGGGAACGATCTGACTGAATGGCAAATCTCCGGCAAATATCCCCTGATAGTAGAAATTCCCGGTACCATGGGACGGCTGCCGGGCCGTAAATCTCTGGTGGATTCCATCCGGGAAGCGGTCGGGGTTCGGGTATAG
- a CDS encoding V-type ATP synthase subunit B: MRGVEYRGLTRIEGPVVITKRSRNVGFNEVVAVYDRDEGRRLGRVVDMSEDWTAIQIFGSNTGLSADDSRVEFLGKPMELRVGPGLLGRIFNGLGEPIDGYGNIFSSTCLDVNGLPINPFARTYPRDFIQTGVSSIDGMNTLIRGQKLPIFSGNGLPHNRLAAQIVRQAKILNTAEGAAEPFVVVFCAMGVKYDVARFFLDDFERSGVLANVVVFLSLADAPSLERLVAPRCALTAAEYLAYERNMHVLVVMTDMTNYCEALREVSSIRGEVPSRKGYPGYLYSDLASLYERAGKISGSSGSITQIPILTMPNDDISHPIPDLSGYITEGQIVLDRELSQKGIYPPVAGLPSLSRLMKDGIGEGMTREDHKDVSSQLFAAYSKVKQVRNLSSIIGEEELSDADKRYLRFGELFEQDFLTQGEFEDRDIGQTLDLGWKVLATLPREDLLRIKKEYIEKYMNPFAANAVLSPASEGWGKGVDGLGGL, translated from the coding sequence ATGAGGGGAGTTGAGTACCGGGGGCTTACCCGGATAGAAGGCCCGGTGGTGATCACCAAACGGAGCCGCAACGTGGGCTTCAACGAAGTAGTGGCGGTGTATGACCGGGACGAAGGCCGCCGGCTGGGCCGGGTGGTGGACATGAGCGAGGACTGGACCGCCATCCAGATCTTCGGCAGCAACACCGGCCTTTCCGCCGACGACTCCCGGGTGGAATTTCTCGGCAAGCCCATGGAACTGCGGGTAGGCCCGGGGCTTCTGGGCCGCATCTTCAACGGCCTGGGTGAACCCATCGACGGTTACGGAAACATCTTTTCCTCCACCTGCCTGGACGTGAACGGCCTCCCCATCAACCCCTTTGCCCGCACCTATCCACGCGACTTTATCCAGACCGGGGTTTCCTCCATTGATGGCATGAACACCCTGATCCGGGGGCAGAAACTCCCGATTTTTTCCGGCAACGGCCTTCCCCATAACCGCCTGGCCGCACAAATAGTGCGACAGGCAAAAATCCTCAACACCGCAGAAGGCGCCGCCGAACCCTTTGTGGTAGTTTTCTGCGCTATGGGGGTCAAGTACGATGTGGCCCGGTTCTTCCTGGACGACTTTGAACGCTCCGGGGTCCTGGCAAATGTGGTAGTATTTCTGTCACTAGCCGACGCCCCCTCCCTGGAACGGCTGGTAGCCCCCCGCTGCGCCCTTACCGCCGCAGAATACCTGGCCTACGAACGGAACATGCACGTCCTGGTGGTGATGACCGACATGACCAACTACTGCGAAGCCCTCCGGGAAGTAAGCTCCATCCGAGGCGAAGTCCCCAGCCGCAAGGGCTACCCCGGCTACCTTTACTCAGATTTGGCAAGCCTCTACGAGCGGGCAGGAAAAATTTCCGGCTCCTCGGGCTCCATTACCCAGATACCAATACTAACCATGCCCAACGACGACATCAGCCACCCCATCCCGGACCTTTCGGGGTACATCACCGAAGGCCAGATAGTCCTGGACCGGGAACTTTCCCAGAAGGGCATCTACCCCCCGGTGGCGGGGCTCCCCAGCCTCTCCCGTCTCATGAAAGACGGCATCGGTGAAGGCATGACCCGGGAGGATCACAAAGACGTATCCAGCCAACTTTTCGCCGCCTACTCCAAGGTCAAACAGGTCCGCAACCTTTCGTCCATCATCGGTGAGGAAGAACTCTCCGACGCGGACAAACGCTACCTCCGTTTCGGCGAACTCTTTGAACAGGACTTCCTCACCCAGGGCGAATTCGAGGACCGCGACATAGGCCAAACCCTGGACCTGGGCTGGAAAGTCCTGGCCACCCTGCCTCGGGAAGATCTCCTGCGGATCAAAAAAGAATACATCGAAAAGTACATGAACCCCTTTGCTGCGAACGCAGTATTGTCTCCAGCCTCCGAAGGCTGGGGTAAAGGGGTGGACGGATTAGGTGGACTATAG
- a CDS encoding V0D/AC39 family V-type ATPase subunit — translation MPGMGERSYVYAKACGIVGNSFIGKRLSKLGGLTRLSELDRLVFGKDARDLPEQELLVDLERRIINRTARQIIIIVDSFPHPPEMLVRLIRDFEYTDLKRVIAAATAGERNLPQITDIGRFATINYKEYPHFSLMLKGTEFEFLLEDLLTPLDIKTMVIQNKLDHHYYFSLWKSMLRLAPADRKSIERILSEEVSLRNAAWALRMRTYYGMSEDQAGEYLVSIPALKDYHSHWHRGRHLQRSSSRSAAKPTLADDAQDSLSMALDNPADWEHWRWVKFLNPRLSGEAWAADPRYFQNAAAEYLYTLARHSFRLRPFSLDMVACFIKLKLFEEDLLISIAEGLSLGMPAQDILDLLGVAS, via the coding sequence ATGCCGGGCATGGGGGAACGGTCGTATGTGTACGCCAAGGCTTGCGGGATAGTGGGGAACTCCTTTATAGGGAAACGCCTCTCCAAGCTTGGCGGATTAACCCGGCTTTCCGAACTGGACCGGCTTGTCTTTGGCAAGGATGCCCGGGATCTTCCGGAACAGGAACTCCTGGTAGACCTGGAGCGGCGGATCATCAACCGTACCGCCCGGCAAATTATTATCATTGTTGATTCTTTCCCCCATCCTCCGGAAATGTTGGTCCGTCTTATCCGGGATTTCGAGTACACGGACCTGAAACGGGTGATCGCCGCCGCTACCGCTGGTGAACGGAACCTGCCCCAGATTACGGATATAGGCCGCTTTGCTACCATTAATTACAAGGAGTACCCCCATTTCAGCCTGATGCTCAAGGGTACTGAATTTGAATTCCTTCTGGAGGACCTGCTTACCCCACTGGATATTAAAACCATGGTAATCCAGAACAAACTGGACCATCATTACTATTTCAGCCTCTGGAAATCCATGCTGCGCCTCGCCCCGGCGGATCGAAAATCCATTGAACGGATACTCTCTGAAGAGGTGAGCCTGCGGAATGCTGCCTGGGCCCTGCGTATGCGGACTTATTACGGCATGTCCGAGGACCAGGCCGGGGAATACCTGGTGTCCATCCCCGCCTTGAAGGACTACCACTCCCACTGGCACAGGGGGCGCCACTTGCAACGGAGTTCCTCGCGCAGTGCGGCCAAGCCTACCCTGGCCGACGATGCCCAGGATTCCCTTTCCATGGCCTTGGACAATCCTGCTGACTGGGAACACTGGCGCTGGGTAAAGTTTCTGAACCCCCGGCTCAGCGGTGAAGCCTGGGCTGCGGACCCCCGGTATTTCCAAAACGCCGCTGCGGAATATCTCTACACCCTGGCCCGCCATTCCTTCCGGCTCCGGCCCTTCTCCCTGGACATGGTGGCCTGTTTTATTAAACTTAAACTCTTTGAAGAGGATCTCCTGATTAGCATTGCTGAGGGCTTAAGCCTGGGTATGCCCGCCCAGGATATCCTTGATTTGCTGGGGGTTGCCTCGTGA
- the secG gene encoding preprotein translocase subunit SecG: MGVFSVVLLVFFVIAAILLILLVLIQNEEGDSLGGIFAGGSSSAFGSRSGNVLTRATSILGAIFLVLSLGLALLNRTPSGAGVEAAGRALSSEVNNDWWQDQEGANILNDQPEFQFPQAEPTEAESLE, encoded by the coding sequence ATGGGTGTGTTCAGTGTTGTTTTATTGGTGTTTTTCGTTATTGCGGCGATCCTTCTTATTTTATTGGTTCTGATACAGAATGAGGAAGGGGATAGCCTGGGGGGAATTTTTGCCGGCGGCAGTTCCTCGGCTTTTGGGTCCCGGTCCGGCAATGTCCTTACCAGGGCAACCTCCATTTTGGGGGCGATTTTTTTGGTACTCAGCCTGGGGTTGGCCCTTCTTAACCGGACTCCCAGCGGCGCCGGGGTTGAAGCAGCCGGAAGGGCCTTGTCATCGGAAGTGAATAATGACTGGTGGCAGGATCAAGAGGGTGCCAATATCTTGAATGATCAGCCTGAATTCCAATTTCCCCAAGCTGAACCCACAGAGGCCGAGTCTTTAGAATAG
- a CDS encoding ATP synthase subunit C encodes MKRRIVLFTLVLFALAVPVFAQEAAEAAQEGAGNTSVWKYFAAALAVGVSCIAGGIAVGQIGAAAMGAMSENPELSGKALPYAGLAEGICLWGFLVALLIMIL; translated from the coding sequence ATGAAACGCAGAATAGTGTTGTTCACCCTTGTATTGTTTGCCCTGGCGGTGCCGGTATTCGCCCAGGAAGCGGCTGAGGCAGCCCAGGAAGGCGCGGGGAATACTTCGGTATGGAAGTACTTTGCCGCTGCTCTGGCGGTGGGTGTCTCCTGTATCGCCGGTGGTATTGCGGTAGGCCAGATAGGCGCTGCGGCCATGGGCGCCATGAGTGAGAACCCGGAACTTTCCGGAAAGGCCCTGCCCTATGCGGGTCTTGCGGAAGGTATCTGTCTCTGGGGCTTCCTGGTGGCCCTGCTCATCATGATACTCTGA
- a CDS encoding PD-(D/E)XK nuclease family transposase — translation MDNKESDSFTENPIGKKRVQLKAEDDLLDISQDPIFKAVLTQDTPASRNALRFLVSAAIGQPVTIISVSTNEPPVRGIRDRQLRYDISVKFNDGSLGDIEMTVYPDVYEHFRQEYYLARLFTTQDIKGTELGYRNLKPTWQISLLGENIHADNALVHQFRYYDKENNLPFRGLTSIIDVELPKAEQFLETPVSEMAPIERWAVFFRYSQDPTRRALINEILDQEEGIQMAAEELLLISEDENRRFQLEHELKNFLDIKCGMVDARWEGYKQAKEEDAGIIQEKDAALLEKDREIAELRAKLDRP, via the coding sequence ATGGACAACAAAGAATCCGACAGCTTCACCGAAAACCCCATCGGCAAAAAGCGGGTACAACTCAAAGCGGAAGACGATCTCCTGGATATCTCCCAGGACCCGATCTTCAAAGCCGTGCTTACCCAGGACACACCCGCCTCCCGAAACGCCCTCCGCTTCCTCGTTTCCGCCGCCATCGGGCAGCCGGTCACTATCATTTCCGTTTCTACCAACGAACCCCCGGTCAGGGGAATCCGGGACCGGCAGCTCCGGTACGACATTTCCGTCAAATTTAACGACGGCAGCCTGGGGGACATCGAAATGACCGTGTACCCTGATGTCTATGAACATTTCAGGCAGGAATACTACCTCGCCCGGCTTTTTACTACCCAGGATATCAAAGGTACCGAGCTCGGCTATAGGAATTTGAAGCCCACCTGGCAGATATCCCTTCTGGGGGAAAATATCCATGCTGACAACGCCCTGGTTCACCAGTTCCGGTACTATGACAAGGAAAATAACTTGCCATTCCGGGGGCTGACCTCTATAATAGATGTGGAGTTGCCAAAGGCGGAACAGTTCCTGGAAACGCCGGTCTCTGAGATGGCGCCCATAGAACGCTGGGCGGTATTTTTTCGGTATAGCCAGGACCCGACGCGGCGGGCTTTGATCAATGAAATACTGGACCAGGAGGAAGGGATACAAATGGCGGCCGAAGAACTCTTATTGATAAGCGAGGACGAAAACAGGCGGTTTCAGCTTGAACATGAACTTAAGAATTTCCTGGATATAAAGTGCGGGATGGTAGACGCCAGATGGGAAGGGTATAAACAGGCTAAAGAAGAAGATGCAGGAATAATCCAGGAGAAGGACGCTGCGCTTCTGGAGAAGGACCGGGAAATAGCGGAGCTTAGAGCAAAACTCGACAGGCCGTAA
- a CDS encoding V-type ATP synthase subunit I, whose product MIRPRRMKQVELTVLDRDVDGVIEYLGRRALMHFPKNEEGELPASGSYGAEELSSFRPGDEAVRQGTLENLEKIRAGAVYLGIELPAEPDEDSRLPGPEEAQLTEQICSRIELLSKRENETLQEKKKVEDALNEAKSFANLNAPFADLDQLSYLTLRIGRLEPERLEDLRTSLADRAVIIPLGSGEGDDRILAAASRKGRFAMDSELKKQAFVPISVPEGYKGVPGELLSGLQGRLKTMETDLQSIEADKKEVVQEYGPTLKSLNGSYLMASITGELKSHLAATKSVYVLSGWVPEANLGILVDDLEKQTGGRVAVRAFDPQEIPEVRLGKEKVPVSLDHGAFVKGFEGVVFSYGAPLYGTIDPTPLVAFFFTILFGIMFGDVGQGLVLLLAGLLTGRRGLKALKGLKGYSTPLIAVGIASMVMGILNGEFFTDEEILTGPTRTITGFLTGHPVDRILTLMPLTEKGGSVTKLFYFFGFTIAVGIIFNSIGLLVNIINQWGLKKYEKALFSKTGIAGMLLFWYAISIAIRCLLGGGFRWFDFIGLALPVFCIFFGPLIWRMVEGKRPVLEHGFLVFFMEGFVEILETASTYVSNTVSFLRVGAFALSHAVLSFIIFKLSEMVMESAGGIGGSAVFLLIMIFGNVVIILLEGMIVAIQVVRLQYYEFFSKFFTETGVEFSPFRFRREV is encoded by the coding sequence GTGATTCGCCCCCGGAGGATGAAGCAGGTTGAACTCACGGTCCTGGACCGGGATGTGGACGGGGTCATCGAATACCTGGGCCGCCGTGCCCTGATGCACTTCCCCAAAAATGAAGAGGGGGAGTTGCCTGCTTCGGGCTCTTACGGCGCCGAGGAACTGAGTTCCTTCCGCCCGGGGGATGAGGCTGTCCGGCAGGGGACACTGGAAAATCTGGAAAAAATCAGGGCCGGGGCAGTCTATTTGGGGATCGAACTTCCTGCTGAACCCGATGAGGACAGCCGGCTACCGGGTCCCGAGGAAGCCCAGCTTACCGAACAGATCTGTTCCCGGATAGAATTACTGAGCAAACGGGAAAATGAAACCCTCCAGGAAAAGAAAAAGGTTGAAGACGCTTTGAACGAAGCCAAGTCCTTTGCCAACCTCAACGCCCCCTTTGCGGACTTGGATCAGCTTTCCTACCTGACCCTGCGTATAGGCCGGCTGGAACCGGAGCGTCTGGAGGATCTTCGTACCAGCCTGGCGGACCGGGCGGTGATCATACCCCTGGGATCCGGTGAAGGGGATGACCGCATCCTGGCCGCCGCTTCCCGGAAGGGCCGCTTTGCCATGGACTCGGAACTGAAAAAGCAAGCCTTTGTTCCTATAAGTGTTCCCGAGGGGTACAAGGGTGTGCCCGGGGAACTCCTTTCGGGGCTTCAGGGCCGGCTTAAAACTATGGAAACTGATTTGCAGTCCATTGAGGCGGACAAAAAAGAGGTGGTCCAGGAATACGGCCCCACCCTGAAATCCCTGAACGGCTCCTACCTCATGGCTTCCATCACCGGGGAACTCAAGAGCCATCTGGCTGCCACAAAAAGTGTGTATGTTCTGAGCGGCTGGGTACCTGAGGCCAACCTGGGCATCCTGGTGGATGACTTGGAGAAGCAGACCGGGGGCAGGGTAGCGGTGCGGGCCTTTGATCCCCAGGAAATTCCCGAGGTGCGGCTGGGGAAGGAAAAGGTCCCGGTTTCCCTGGACCACGGCGCCTTTGTTAAGGGCTTTGAAGGGGTGGTGTTTTCCTACGGGGCGCCTCTTTACGGTACCATCGATCCCACACCATTGGTGGCTTTTTTCTTCACTATCCTCTTTGGGATCATGTTCGGCGATGTGGGTCAGGGTCTTGTACTGCTTCTGGCAGGGCTTCTTACAGGCCGCCGGGGCCTTAAAGCCCTGAAGGGTCTCAAGGGTTACTCCACCCCGCTTATTGCAGTGGGAATTGCTTCCATGGTCATGGGCATCCTAAACGGTGAATTTTTTACCGACGAAGAAATTCTTACAGGCCCCACCAGGACGATCACGGGCTTCCTTACGGGCCATCCGGTGGACCGCATATTGACCCTCATGCCCCTTACCGAAAAGGGGGGGAGCGTGACAAAACTTTTCTACTTTTTCGGCTTTACCATTGCTGTGGGGATCATCTTCAACTCCATTGGGCTTTTGGTTAATATTATTAACCAGTGGGGGCTCAAAAAATATGAAAAGGCCCTGTTCTCCAAAACCGGTATAGCAGGAATGCTGCTCTTCTGGTATGCCATTTCCATCGCCATACGCTGCCTTCTGGGGGGCGGCTTCAGGTGGTTCGATTTTATCGGTCTGGCCCTGCCGGTTTTCTGTATCTTCTTCGGCCCCCTGATTTGGCGCATGGTGGAAGGGAAAAGGCCGGTGCTGGAACACGGCTTTCTGGTGTTCTTTATGGAAGGATTCGTGGAGATACTGGAAACCGCCTCTACCTATGTTTCCAATACCGTAAGTTTTCTGCGGGTTGGGGCCTTTGCCCTTTCCCATGCGGTACTTTCCTTTATCATCTTTAAACTTTCTGAGATGGTAATGGAATCTGCCGGCGGCATCGGAGGATCTGCAGTATTCCTGCTGATCATGATCTTTGGGAATGTGGTAATAATACTGCTTGAGGGAATGATCGTCGCCATTCAGGTTGTACGTCTTCAATATTACGAATTTTTTAGCAAGTTTTTTACCGAAACCGGGGTGGAGTTTTCCCCTTTCCGGTTTCGCAGGGAGGTTTAG